TGCGCCACCTACGGGGAGCCGGAGAGAATCCCTCTCACCGAGGACCATCCCCAGAATCCGGTCAACGTCTACGGGGAAACGAAACTGGCGGTGGAACGAATGCTCCGCTCCGCGGATCGGGCCTATGGACTCCGGTACGCCGCGCTCCGCTACTTCAACGCCGCCGGCGCGGATCCGGAAGGGGAACTGGGGGAGGATCACGATCCGGAGACGCACCTTATCCCCCTGGTTCTCCAGGTCGCCCTCGGCAAAAGGCCGGAGATCCGCGTATTCGGCGATGATTACGAAACACCGGACGGAACCTGCATCCGTGATTATATTCATGTCGTGGACCTGGCGCAGGCGCACATCCTCGCCCTGCGACACCTGGCCGGCGGCGGCGGGAGCCTGGCGGTGAACGTCGGGACCGGCCGCGGCTATTCGGTGCGCGAGGTGATCGAGTGCGCCCGCGGGGTCTCGGGCCATCCCATTCCGGCGGTTGTCGACCAGCGGCGCCCCGGCGACCCGGCCCGTCTCGTCGCGGGGAACGACATGGTCCGCCGCCTGCTCGGTTGGGCGCCCCGCTATCCCGATCTCGAGGATGTCGTTTCCTCGGCCTGGAATTGGCACAGAGACCACCCAGACGGCTACGGGATTTGACGGGAAGCCCGGTCCCTCCGTACAATCGGTTCGTATTCCAGAGAATCACGGAAAGGAGTCCTGTCTTGATCAAACATGTCCTGGCCCCGGCTCTGATCACTCTCCTCTTCCTCGCTCCGGCCTGTTCCAAGCAGGAGGAGAAGGGGAACCCGTCGGCGCCGGCGGCGCCGGAGTTCGCGGTGAACGCCGTCGACGACAACCGGGTGATCCATCTCACGGACTACAGAGGAAAAGTCCTGGTGCTCAACTTCTGGGCCACCTGGTGCCCGCCCTGCAAGATGGAGATCCCCGCCTTCAACGAACTCTACAAAGAGTACCAAGGCGACGGGTTGGAGTTTCTCGGCGTCAGCGTCGATCAGGGCGGCTTGGATGCGGTGAATTCCTATCTCGCTTCCGGCCCGAACAATCCCGCCGTGCCCGGTTATCCCGTGGCGATGGCGAACGATGGGA
The genomic region above belongs to Candidatus Eisenbacteria bacterium and contains:
- the galE gene encoding UDP-glucose 4-epimerase GalE; amino-acid sequence: MKILVTGGAGYIGSHTVKELVRAGHKPVVLDDLSEGHRPAVRGAPLHVFSLADRERLAALFEAERFEAVVHFAAHCYVGESMEDPLKYWRNNTANALNLLEATVAAGVRAFVFSSTCATYGEPERIPLTEDHPQNPVNVYGETKLAVERMLRSADRAYGLRYAALRYFNAAGADPEGELGEDHDPETHLIPLVLQVALGKRPEIRVFGDDYETPDGTCIRDYIHVVDLAQAHILALRHLAGGGGSLAVNVGTGRGYSVREVIECARGVSGHPIPAVVDQRRPGDPARLVAGNDMVRRLLGWAPRYPDLEDVVSSAWNWHRDHPDGYGI
- a CDS encoding TlpA family protein disulfide reductase, producing MIKHVLAPALITLLFLAPACSKQEEKGNPSAPAAPEFAVNAVDDNRVIHLTDYRGKVLVLNFWATWCPPCKMEIPAFNELYKEYQGDGLEFLGVSVDQGGLDAVNSYLASGPNNPAVPGYPVAMANDGIVRAFHAIQPLGSIPTTFIIDRKGRIQKIVVGSREKSEFESMVTALL